Proteins encoded in a region of the Mesoflavibacter profundi genome:
- a CDS encoding CPBP family glutamic-type intramembrane protease, which translates to MNYIQQAFKGQHQWWHYLIGFVIILIAWQFIGSLPLLIALIMAMMKSGNGLQNMPSEISELTNLLGQNTFLTLMLVSFLIGLIGLFFVIKVIHKQTILSLTTARDKIDWKRIWFAFFFWGIISSAMVVLDYYLQPEGYVWNFDLQKFLILAVIAIVLLPFQTSFEEYLFRGYLMQGIGVISINKKFPLYFIIFTVSIILYFVLDNTISFRWYFKLLYLLLTLFLIIFSNSNESYLESKTYKMIHENIARRWLPLVITSVIFGVMHIANPEVEKLGYVIMVYYIGTGFFLGIITLMDEGMELALGFHAANNLFTALLVTADWTALQTDSVLKDISDPSVMGIGEIFVPVFIVFPILIFIFTKMYGWNNWKEKLFGDVSNPIANQMHELSDDTNV; encoded by the coding sequence ATGAATTATATACAACAAGCTTTTAAAGGACAACACCAATGGTGGCATTACTTAATTGGATTTGTAATCATATTAATAGCATGGCAATTTATAGGTAGTTTACCACTACTTATTGCATTAATCATGGCAATGATGAAGTCAGGAAATGGACTTCAAAATATGCCTTCAGAAATAAGTGAATTAACCAATCTTTTAGGACAAAACACGTTTTTAACGTTAATGTTAGTTTCCTTTTTAATAGGATTAATAGGTTTGTTTTTTGTGATTAAAGTAATTCATAAACAAACCATTTTATCCTTAACAACAGCAAGAGATAAAATAGATTGGAAACGTATTTGGTTTGCATTTTTCTTTTGGGGAATTATTTCTAGCGCAATGGTTGTGTTAGATTATTATTTACAACCAGAAGGCTATGTTTGGAATTTTGATTTACAAAAATTCTTGATTTTAGCAGTAATAGCAATAGTTTTATTACCATTTCAAACCAGTTTTGAAGAATATTTATTTAGAGGTTATTTAATGCAAGGAATTGGTGTAATTAGTATTAACAAAAAGTTTCCTCTATATTTTATAATTTTTACTGTTTCAATAATACTTTATTTTGTTTTAGATAATACTATAAGCTTTAGATGGTATTTTAAATTACTATATTTATTACTAACATTATTTTTAATTATTTTTTCTAATTCTAATGAAAGTTATTTAGAATCAAAAACATATAAAATGATTCATGAAAACATAGCTAGAAGATGGTTACCACTTGTAATTACTTCAGTAATTTTTGGTGTTATGCACATTGCAAATCCAGAAGTTGAGAAATTGGGCTATGTAATCATGGTATATTATATAGGTACAGGTTTTTTCTTAGGCATTATTACATTAATGGACGAAGGTATGGAACTTGCACTTGGTTTTCACGCAGCAAATAACTTGTTTACAGCATTGCTAGTAACTGCGGATTGGACAGCTTTACAAACAGATTCGGTTTTAAAAGATATTTCAGATCCAAGTGTTATGGGAATTGGCGAAATATTTGTCCCTGTTTTTATTGTATTTCCTATTCTAATTTTCATTTTTACTAAAATGTATGGTTGGAACAATTGGAAAGAAAAATTATTTGGAGATGTAAGTAATCCTATAGCTAATCAAATGCATGAATTAAGTGATGATACCAACGTTTAA
- a CDS encoding o-succinylbenzoate synthase: MKANYYKHILNFKVPSGTSRGILKTKETWYITITKDDKKGIGECGILRGLSADDRPDYETQLKYTCQNIEKGLDVLYKENEEFPSIQIGLEMAFKSLEANDPFILFPSNFTNGNDAIPINGLIWMGDKAFMNRQIKQKIADGFDCIKMKIGAIDFQTELDILKGIRQNFSESDIEIRVDANGAFSTDSALEKLKRLSDFQLHSIEQPIQPKQWEDMAKLCENTPLPIALDEELIGVFNDETKQILLNTINPQYIILKPSFIGGFKGSDTWISLAEKQNIGWWITSALESNVGLNGIAQYTYLKQNPMPQGLGTGSLFTNNITAPLQVKNGTLQYNTNLNWKFIF, encoded by the coding sequence ATGAAAGCAAATTACTACAAACACATTTTAAACTTTAAAGTACCAAGTGGTACTTCTAGAGGTATTTTAAAAACCAAAGAAACTTGGTATATCACGATAACTAAGGATGATAAAAAAGGAATTGGAGAATGTGGTATTTTAAGAGGTTTAAGCGCAGACGATAGACCAGATTACGAGACGCAATTAAAATACACGTGTCAAAATATAGAAAAAGGCTTAGACGTACTTTATAAAGAAAATGAAGAATTTCCAAGCATTCAAATAGGATTAGAAATGGCTTTTAAAAGTTTAGAAGCAAATGATCCTTTTATCCTGTTTCCATCAAATTTTACAAATGGTAATGATGCAATCCCAATTAATGGATTAATTTGGATGGGTGATAAAGCCTTTATGAATCGGCAAATTAAACAAAAAATAGCTGATGGTTTTGATTGTATAAAAATGAAAATTGGCGCAATAGATTTTCAAACTGAACTAGATATTTTAAAAGGCATCAGGCAAAATTTTAGCGAAAGCGATATAGAAATTAGAGTAGATGCAAATGGTGCTTTTAGTACAGATTCTGCTTTAGAAAAACTAAAACGATTATCAGATTTTCAATTACATTCTATTGAGCAACCAATACAACCGAAGCAATGGGAAGACATGGCAAAACTTTGTGAAAATACGCCACTTCCAATTGCTTTAGATGAAGAATTAATTGGTGTTTTTAATGATGAAACAAAGCAAATACTATTAAACACTATAAATCCACAATACATAATCCTAAAGCCAAGTTTTATTGGCGGTTTTAAAGGTAGTGATACATGGATTTCTCTTGCTGAAAAACAAAATATTGGTTGGTGGATTACTAGTGCTTTAGAAAGTAATGTTGGACTAAATGGTATAGCACAATATACGTATTTAAAGCAAAATCCGATGCCACAAGGACTTGGAACAGGAAGTTTATTTACAAATAATATTACTGCACCTTTACAAGTAAAAAATGGTACATTGCAATACAATACTAACTTAAACTGGAAATTTATTTTTTAA
- a CDS encoding sterol desaturase family protein, whose product MQEFPNIILYAIPFFIVSMVVEIIYTIKFNIKSYNTRDSVTSLSMGIGNVLLGFFSKAVVIAAFYFIYDNFRLFTIPISWWSFILIFFADDFSYYWFHRVSHECRLFWASHVVHHSSQKYNLSTALRQTWSGGFYTFIFWLWLPLIGFHPGMILLQMSISLLYQFWIHTEAIHKMPKWFEAIFNTPSHHRVHHGSNPIYLDRNHAGILIIWDKLFGTFQEELEDEKVVYGLVSNISTFNPVKVAFLEWYLMFKDAFRQKISIKNRLNYLIKPPGWKHDGTSILSDDLRQQWLKNKQHDV is encoded by the coding sequence ATGCAGGAATTTCCTAACATTATACTATATGCAATCCCTTTTTTTATAGTATCTATGGTTGTAGAAATTATCTATACCATAAAATTTAATATTAAATCTTACAACACAAGAGACTCAGTAACATCACTAAGTATGGGCATTGGAAATGTTTTACTTGGTTTTTTTAGTAAAGCAGTTGTGATTGCTGCGTTTTATTTTATTTATGATAATTTTAGGTTATTTACAATACCTATAAGTTGGTGGAGTTTTATTTTAATCTTTTTTGCAGACGATTTTAGTTATTATTGGTTTCATCGTGTATCACATGAATGTCGGTTATTTTGGGCTTCACATGTAGTTCACCATTCTTCACAAAAGTATAATTTAAGTACAGCTTTAAGACAAACTTGGTCTGGCGGATTTTACACATTTATTTTTTGGCTTTGGTTACCTTTAATTGGTTTTCATCCTGGAATGATTTTATTACAAATGTCTATAAGTTTGTTATACCAATTTTGGATCCATACAGAAGCTATACATAAAATGCCCAAATGGTTTGAAGCAATTTTTAATACGCCATCACATCATCGCGTACATCATGGAAGTAATCCTATTTATTTAGATAGAAATCATGCTGGTATTTTAATCATTTGGGATAAACTTTTTGGTACTTTTCAAGAAGAATTAGAGGACGAGAAAGTTGTGTATGGTCTTGTTAGTAATATTTCAACCTTTAATCCGGTAAAAGTTGCTTTTTTAGAATGGTATTTAATGTTTAAAGATGCTTTTAGACAAAAAATTTCAATAAAAAATAGACTTAATTATTTAATAAAACCACCAGGTTGGAAACACGATGGTACAAGTATATTAAGTGACGATTTAAGACAGCAATGGTTAAAAAATAAACAACATGACGTTTAA
- a CDS encoding SDR family oxidoreductase: protein MTFNNKVIWVTGASSGIGKGLVEHFSKMNCKLIISARNNDKLEAIKQASKTPENIAVIPFDLAEIDNLKTVVKTAINYFGNIDILINNGGISQRSLIVDTDISVDKKLMDVDYLGTVALSKALLPHFIKNKNGHFVVVTSLMGKFSSPYRSGYCGAKHALHGFFDALRMEHQKDNIKVTIVCPGFVNTNIAKNALIGDGSLQNKQDQATENGLTITQFCKRMVNAIQKEKFEVYIGKKEILGVYLKRFFPKLLHKFILKSDVR from the coding sequence ATGACGTTTAACAATAAGGTAATTTGGGTTACTGGTGCTTCTAGCGGAATTGGAAAAGGTTTAGTTGAGCATTTCTCTAAAATGAATTGTAAATTAATTATTTCTGCAAGAAATAATGACAAATTAGAAGCCATAAAACAAGCCAGTAAAACACCTGAAAATATAGCAGTTATTCCTTTTGATTTAGCCGAAATTGATAACCTGAAAACGGTTGTTAAAACCGCAATTAACTACTTTGGAAATATTGATATTTTAATAAATAATGGCGGTATTAGTCAACGATCATTAATTGTAGATACAGATATTAGTGTAGATAAAAAATTGATGGACGTTGATTATCTAGGTACTGTTGCTTTAAGTAAAGCCTTATTGCCACATTTTATCAAAAATAAAAATGGCCATTTTGTTGTGGTTACCAGTCTAATGGGAAAATTTAGTTCGCCTTACAGATCAGGTTATTGTGGCGCAAAACACGCTTTACATGGTTTTTTTGATGCGTTACGTATGGAACATCAGAAAGACAATATTAAAGTGACCATAGTATGTCCAGGTTTTGTAAATACAAACATTGCTAAAAATGCATTAATAGGTGATGGTAGTTTACAAAACAAACAAGATCAAGCTACAGAAAACGGTTTAACTATAACCCAATTTTGTAAGCGTATGGTAAATGCCATACAAAAGGAAAAGTTTGAAGTTTATATTGGTAAAAAAGAAATTTTAGGCGTCTATTTAAAACGATTCTTCCCTAAGCTACTTCATAAATTTATTCTAAAAAGTGACGTTAGATAA
- the menA gene encoding 1,4-dihydroxy-2-naphthoate octaprenyltransferase — translation MKNLKYWISAMRLRTLPLSISGIILASCFAEYNGFFDIKIFVFAILTTLSYQILSNLANDYGDGVKGTDNEERIGPKRAIQSGNITEDQMFKAIRFNILISIVLTVGLIFYAFGSKHFFLAILFFILGGLAVGAAIKYTVGQSAYGYKGQGDIFVFLFFGLVSVIGCYVLYAKRIDHLVVLPAISVGLLSTAVLNLNNMRDINSDLKSNKMTLAVKLGASKAKRYHYTIILLAMFIAVVFAILYFTGSFYNLLFLIAFIPLGLHLKRIKTITNPKDYDPELKKVALSTVLFCILLGIGYLF, via the coding sequence ATGAAAAACTTAAAATATTGGATTTCGGCAATGCGCTTACGCACATTGCCATTATCTATTTCTGGAATTATATTAGCTTCTTGTTTTGCCGAATACAATGGGTTTTTTGATATAAAAATTTTTGTTTTTGCAATATTAACAACGCTTAGCTATCAAATTCTATCAAATCTTGCAAACGATTATGGTGATGGCGTAAAAGGTACAGATAATGAAGAACGCATTGGACCAAAACGTGCCATACAATCTGGTAATATTACCGAAGACCAAATGTTTAAAGCCATACGTTTTAATATTTTAATAAGTATCGTATTAACTGTTGGGTTAATTTTTTACGCTTTTGGATCTAAACATTTCTTCTTAGCTATCCTATTTTTTATTCTTGGTGGACTTGCTGTTGGAGCAGCGATAAAATATACCGTTGGCCAATCTGCTTATGGTTATAAAGGACAAGGTGATATTTTTGTTTTTTTGTTTTTTGGGCTTGTAAGTGTTATAGGATGTTATGTTTTATACGCAAAACGTATAGATCATCTAGTAGTTTTACCAGCAATTAGCGTAGGATTACTAAGTACTGCTGTTCTAAACCTTAATAATATGCGTGATATTAATTCAGATTTAAAATCTAATAAAATGACGTTAGCTGTTAAGTTAGGAGCTAGTAAAGCAAAACGGTATCATTATACAATTATACTACTAGCAATGTTTATTGCTGTAGTATTTGCTATTTTATATTTTACAGGTAGTTTTTATAATTTACTGTTTTTAATAGCTTTTATTCCTTTAGGTTTACATTTAAAAAGAATAAAAACTATTACTAACCCAAAAGATTATGATCCCGAACTTAAAAAAGTAGCATTATCTACTGTTTTGTTTTGTATCCTTTTAGGAATTGGATATTTATTTTAA
- a CDS encoding 1,4-dihydroxy-2-naphthoyl-CoA synthase — translation MSEINWVTAKEYQDITYKKCDGVARIAFNRPDVRNAFRPQTTKELYDAFYDANEDTSIGVVLLSAEGPSSKDGIYSFCSGGDQKARGHQGYVGEDGYHRLNILEVQRLIRFMPKAVIAVVPGWAVGGGHSLHVVCDLTLASKEHAIFKQTDADVTSFDGGYGSAYLAKMVGQKKAREIFFLGRNYSAQEAYEMGMVNAVIPHADLEDTAYEWAQEILAKSPTSIKMLKFAMNLTDDGMVGQQVFAGEATRLAYMTDEAKEGRDAFLEKRKPNFPKKWIP, via the coding sequence AGCCAAAGAATATCAAGACATAACTTATAAAAAATGTGATGGTGTAGCACGTATTGCATTTAATAGACCAGACGTACGTAATGCGTTTAGACCACAAACAACTAAAGAACTATATGATGCATTTTACGATGCAAATGAAGATACATCTATTGGTGTAGTTTTACTATCTGCAGAAGGACCATCATCTAAAGATGGGATTTATAGTTTTTGTTCTGGTGGCGATCAAAAAGCAAGAGGACATCAAGGTTACGTAGGAGAAGATGGTTATCACAGACTAAACATTTTAGAAGTACAACGATTAATTAGGTTTATGCCTAAAGCTGTAATCGCAGTTGTTCCTGGTTGGGCAGTTGGTGGCGGACACAGTTTACACGTAGTTTGTGATCTTACTTTAGCAAGTAAAGAACATGCTATTTTTAAACAAACCGATGCCGATGTGACAAGCTTTGATGGTGGATATGGATCTGCTTACCTTGCTAAAATGGTAGGACAGAAAAAGGCTCGCGAGATTTTCTTTTTAGGTAGAAATTACTCGGCTCAAGAGGCTTACGAAATGGGTATGGTAAACGCAGTAATACCTCATGCAGATTTAGAAGATACTGCTTACGAATGGGCTCAAGAAATTTTAGCTAAATCGCCAACATCTATTAAAATGTTAAAGTTTGCGATGAACTTAACAGACGATGGTATGGTAGGACAACAAGTTTTTGCTGGTGAAGCCACACGTTTAGCTTATATGACAGACGAGGCTAAAGAAGGTAGAGATGCGTTTTTAGAAAAACGTAAGCCTAATTTCCCTAAAAAATGGATTCCTTAA